Within the Platichthys flesus chromosome 8, fPlaFle2.1, whole genome shotgun sequence genome, the region taaagaaattctgcaAAAGACTGACAAGCAGAAGAAGATTAAAACAGTTAAATGCAATTATTTGTATGGCAGTTATTCATCAACTCGAAATTCATAATTGTGACAGCCCTAGTTACATATGATATTGATGAATTGTGTGGGCAGGAGTCAATAAacttgtgtttatctttgaagtTGGTGGGCCAAGCCGTGTTCGACCCAGACCCTTCACTGCTGACAAAGTGTTATCTGATGAGGATGTGGAATCAGCTATTGCCGTTTTGAAACACTCTGCTGATGAAGACAACATCCGTGAGAAGATGAAAGCTACCTTCATTTATCGTCAGTCAATGGTCAACAATGAGAAGAGAGCAGGGGATGTGTTCTCAGTCTTCCCGAGATTTCTAGACACACCTGGACTGGTAAGACATCTCCATTTGTTCAAAATGAGAACACGACAAAATTAAGTTTCCCCAGAAACAGGCCACAAATGTGGGCATCACACATGCAGTGTGTCCCATCTCTCCTTTCTTTGCACTGTATTTTTGCATTACAGATAGAACAAGATTTCAGACTGCTGTTTGGGGAGGCCACAGCCAACAAATTCCTGGAAAAGTGGGCCACtaatctgaaaacaaaagtgaTAAAAGAAAGCCATGGACTGGTACCAGTCTGCTATCTtgctgctcctccatctcctaCCACCATCTGCATAGAGAAGGAAGAGGCCGGGGAAGGTGTCGGCATGTCAGGCTGTGAAACACCTAATCAGATTCATAAAAGTATGCTGAACAGTTGttaaaaatatagttttcatCACCTCAGTTTCATGCACAGTGATCTGTTGTGAGTGGTTGGTCACTAAGTATTGCTATTgactgtttgtttggttgtagGCTGGAACCAGTGTACAGCAGCACCTGGATAACACAGCACATCAGCCAAATCAGCCAGCCTTACCTCCTCGCTCAGGGGCCTGCAAGAAGCAGCATTCACACCTTCTTTATTGTGATTGACAAGTATGCGCCTCCATGTAAGGCAACAGGTTCAGTGGGAGAACCTGTTTAAGGCCCATTACGTCTTTGGTACCTCTTACAGCTCTTCCTTGGCCaactttttcacttttctccaaACAACCATTTACAACATTTATGTTGGGGAAACAAAGGAAACTCCCAAAGTTGCAGAGCTGCGAGCAAGAATGGTGCGTTAGTGACTCATAATGAAGTGTTTTCTTTGCAAAAGTGACCATGGGAGGCCAAACAGCCTTATAAGCACCTTAAGGTAATTCATGGTCTCTGTAATGGCCAGACTCTTCATCTTAAATTTGGCCAAGGTGGATGTTCACGTTCTTTTGGTAGCTTTTCAGGCTTTAGAAAGCATCTGAACAAGTGCCATGTAAGTGGTTCATTTGATTCTGTAGAAGAAAGTGATTTTTCACCACACCAAAGTTTTGAGTGTAATGCCACTGATGTTGATGTGTCGTCTGAACATTTGGAGGGAATGTCTACCTTAACTTCAGCCCACCTTGTAAATAGTTGTGCAGCAGTAATTTCTGATTTAAAGGCAGCAGGTGTGAGCCAAAGTGTAGTGAACTCTGTTGTGACGTCCATGGAAGAGATTGTTCAAGTTGTTTATTGTTCATTATTCAAGGCCTTTTGACATACAAATGTCATATGGAGGGAATGACACAGCTCTCTATGTTGTTCCATATTGCTTTATTTGTTTAGCAATAAAGCACACTGTACTGTCATCTTGTAtaagtgtgttttttccatttgataggttagatcacacacacaaagacacatatatatatatatatatatgtgtcttTGTGACATACAAAGGCACTTgttcagatatatatatatatgtgatatatatatatatatattagggctgtgaaatgattaaaatcacaggtttctatggatcaCATTACagattttctctgtatatttttgtgaaagcaaataatttatgacaaaagacatattagatatatatatttaacatgttttcttttaataatcataaataaacaaagcaatggtgctgcaactcagcagttctttagcagttgtctttgctattccatatggaacattaatataatcttcgtcctaaacagaattcgcgcttcttagccattgtatggttgaatacaactttttttcttacaaacagaaattatttgagcttcttagccattctttttttagggtggttgacattttttatattttttgtcaaacaaccattaaccacaccatgacacaatctaatgcctctcaaggtccaattagctagtcgttctttagccagttggtgaggcaaactaacttgttcacattctatgacagtaaagctgaccgatTCTTCTGCACAATGTatcctgcgagtgaagctggtttggcgcattgcacttgaacgctCCTCGCCGACCAATGCATAGTTCGcgttgcggtggtactttaggcgggtattactactgtgaaacgataacgtcttcccacagagtgtacatatcaccttggttttattgaatgttcgatctttgtttttttggaacacaatcttcccgtccagaaggttctcaggttcatcagaattatccatgttgtttgtttgattgaatggcagctgccgtctgactacattagagcggcgactagtgcagagtggtcggaattgtgggtatatgggaaggtccttctgcgcatgcgttaaatgcgttaaaaaaacaaaacaaattaatcctgtaatttattCAAAACGCGTTAACGCATTATTTTGCACAGCtcgaatatatatatatatatatatatatatatatatatatatatatataaaaaaaaatactatggAAATAAACCtcaatgttaaatatttttacacatttcattGACACTAAATTGAGTAAAATTAACTCTGAAAAGTTGACACTGGCCATAGAGTCAATTTAACTCTAATTTTGATTGGAATCAAATGTTATCTGAAACGGAGTTAATTTAAACACCCTTAGTGTTGAATTGACactctgttttttattgtgtacAAGTACTGTACGTCAGTAAAAAAATGTAGGtactttattttacaatttccatttaatgctactttaaaccTCTACTTCAATACTTACATTTAGTATTTTGTACTTCATTTGATAACTCTTACGCTCCCATCTAGAGGGTAGGAGCGCAGCATAAGTGTTAAAATTTGTTACCCCCCCAGTCCCcaaacacaatcaaaacaaattatttagtCACAAGTGAATTcattatttacacaaaacagtgaaacacaaaaaaaaggtgaGTAAACTTATATCATTTTCATTAACTTAAATTACTACTACTACACATTTCCAATagaatcaaatgttatttttccataCCAGTAGTACTTTGGTTAAGCCGCTGGGTGAACGCCGtgttctctttgtcttcctgcTGAGACGCCTGTGTCCACACAGgttttttcactttaattaatgaataagtgatctttatttctttttttctctcttcagcgGTGCACCAATTGCATAGCTCAGCTGGGAACGGCAACCAAAAATGAAACTTAAATTCCAGCTGGTTCCTCTACGTTATTGTGGCTTAAAAACTCTGAGTTTCACGAGTTAATGTAATGGGTTTGTGTCAGCATCACGTTGAGACaacaatataaattatatgGGTAGAAAAAAAAGCCACTGAGCCACTGATATCCTCGGTGCGCGTCACCTAAATGAGTAATTTGTTTGCCATAACACCAGATCTGCTTTAAGGTAACACCCATATTATCTGATGATCGTCCAAACATAGAATAAAAGCTGTATACTTAATACCAGGCTTCATAAAATGATGCTCCTCTTCACACAGGGAGCTACAAAATCTCACGATACATGGCCTCATTCATTCTTTCCTTTACACGGATCATTCGTTCTGGTCCCATTGCAGCCCCAAAGCATGATGTTTCCACCCCCATGCTCCACAGTAGGTATGGTGGTCTTTGGATGCAACTCTGCATGGAGGAATGGGCCAAAATACCAGCAACATTGTGTGAAAAGCTTGAGAAGTTACAGAAAACGTTTGACCTCTGTCATTGCCATCAAAGGGAATATAACAGAGTATTGAGATGAACCTTTGTTATTGACAAAACACTTATTTTCCACCATAATTTGCaaataaattctttaaaaatcaGATTTCCTGTAATttctgtgatgaaaatgaaaggCCTCATCTTTTTAAGTGGGAGAACTTGCACAATTGGTGGCTGACTAAATACTTTCTTGCCCCACTAAGGGATGGCACAGCAAAAAACACATCAAGCATTCTAAACAATCTCTTCATTGACTGGCAGAGCTGGCGTCTCTAGATATGAGGGAGATGGGAACCTCTTACTTATGGTTTTAGCCACTTTAACTCAGCTTTTGAATGGACGTTTATTCTGACATAAGCTGGCAAGGAACCATCATTTGTAGTGATGATGTACAGCTGTTCATTCCAGAAGATTATTAAGCTGAGATCACAAATGCTAATAGACATGCATTAATTTCTTCTTTATATGGGCTGAATGTCAAAAGTTTGCTAAAAAATGAGTTTGACAGTTGGATTGCAACACAGTTAAGGGCAAAGACAggctgagaagaagaaagggaaaagtgAAAATCCAAGCACAAGAATGACATAAGAGATGGGAAATAGACTGAGGATAAAGGCAAAAAATCACAGAGGGCTAGAGGGAAGTGGCAGAGAGCAATGGACAAGTTTGAGATAGATGGACTGAGActcaactgaaaaaaagaaaaaataaggaaGGCAGATTTGCTGGTGTAGTCCAGTATGGAAGAAAAGTATGCACTCGTGCATCAGGGAATCAATCCCTGAGCTGCCTAATAAGGTCCCCAGTTAATAGACATGACACTCTGTAAAGAGAGGGAGGCTCAAGAATGACTGAAACACTGAATAATACAAGAGCAGCCGCAGAGTGCCACTGCTTGAGGGAGGATATCAGGACATGGAGGAAATCTCTGCCAGAGGTAAATTAAGTTTAAGCTCTAACTCCACTAAGATAATTCACTGGTTTATTTAGGTTCAATAAGATGAAGGTATTGTGCTAATGGGCTTCCCTCTGTGTTGTTACCTTGCCATGGTGGGGAGGCTTATGTACTTCCGTGACCCTGGAGGCTATACCGGCGGGggttatacccctggcaggtCTTACCAAGCCGGGCAGGTTTTAGGGTAGAGGTCCGACTAAAGGCAACACCTGGTCCTCCAGGTTGGGGGTTAGGCGTGGGGCTAACAACCCCACCCCATAAAACAATACCTGATACAGAAACGCAAACAAGAGTAAACCAAGATATCCCGCCCCGGAGTGAAGATTGACCTCTGTCAGAAGGATTTATGAAGTAGGGTGGTGAAAGCCAGAAGCACCTGGAAGCCATGTTGAAAACCATCCTCTCAACCGGTGTTACAACCACCATCGGTACATGGAACGTAAGGACCATGTTCAAAGCTTGAAAGACCGCACAAGTTGCCACCGAGATGAAGAAGTACAACCTTGCCATACTCGGACTTAGTGAATCAAGATAAACGGGTTCTGGACAGAAGAGGCTTGTCacaggagagctgctgctgtactcAGGCCATGAGGAGGACAACGCACACCACACCCAGGGAGTCGCTTTGATGCTATCCAAGGCTGCTCAGAGAGCACTCATGGGATGGGAGGCACATAGCTCGAGAGCAATAGCAGCTACATTCAaaacaaagaaggaaagaatAAACATGAACATCATTCAGTGCTGTGCCCCAACCAACGATAGTGACGAAGAGAGCAAGGACGAATTCTATAGCAGAATACAGACCACCATCCAGAGATACTCAGAAAGAGACATTACCATCTTAATGGGAGACATTAATGCAAAAATAGGAAGTAACAACAGAGGCTATGAGAGGATAATGGGGCAGCATGGTCTAGGCGAGATGAACGTAAATGGAGAGAGATTCGCAGAACTATGTGCAAATAACAACCTTGTCATAGGAGGAAGTGTCTTCCCCCACAGGCGAGTACACAAAGCCACATGGGTATCACCGGACCTCTCCACTGAGAACCAAATAGACCATGTATGTGTCACAAAAAAGTTTAGGTGGTCCCTCTTAGATGTACGAGTCAGAAGAGGAGCTGACGTAGCATCAGACCACCATCTTCTCGTTGCCAAAGTCCAATTAAAGTTGAGGAGAAACTGGACAGGTGAGAAGAACCGGAGAAAGAAATTTAACACAGCACTTTTAGgagatccagcagcagcagaaacattcAAGATCAAACTAAAGAACAAGTTTCATGCCCTGCAAGAGCTATATGAAGAAGGTGAGGAAAGAAACATAAATGGGATGTGGAAGGTAGTAAAGGAAGCCGTAATTACAACCTGCAATGTAGCACTGGGACCACAGAAAGATAACCAGAAGGCTTGGATATCAGCAGAGTCAATTAagaaggtgaaggagaggaaagaaaagaaggcaGCTCTAAACAGCAGTCGTACAAGAGCAGAGAAAGTAAAGGCACAAACAGAGTACAGGGAAGCAAATAAGATCGTGAAAAAAAGCTTGAAGACCGACAAGAGGAACTATATAGAGGCCCTTGCATtagaagcagaagaagcagccAGACATGGGAATCTGAAGGACCTGTATGACACCACCAAAAAGCTGGCAGGAAAGACCAGTAAACCTCAAAGACCAGTAAAGGACAAAGAGGGAAAGCCAATAATGGGGGAGGAAGGACAGAAGAAAAGATGGTTGGAGCATTTCAAGGAACTTCTCAATAGACCAGCCCCACAAGACCCACCACACATCCAACAAGCAGAAAGGGATCTGCCAATAGACCTCAGCGTACCAAGAAGGGAGGAAATCAGGAAAGCCATTAAAAAACTTAGAAACGGCAAGGCTGCGGGACCAGGTAGCATCCCAGCCGAGGCACTGAAGACGAACGCAGAGACCATGGGAGAGATGCTCCACCCTCTCTTCAAGAAGATGTGGGAAGAGGAAAACATCCTGTGCGAATGGAAGGAGGGCTATCTTGTGAAGATGCCAAAGAAAGGGGACC harbors:
- the LOC133958990 gene encoding uncharacterized protein LOC133958990 — encoded protein: MTYFGKIWGTSATVNKIMKLWELNGKGQLVLDREGRGLIVPAMSPVATHTQQNCSSAVGGPSRVRPRPFTADKVLSDEDVESAIAVLKHSADEDNIREKMKATFIYRQSMVNNEKRAGDVFSVFPRFLDTPGLIEQDFRLLFGEATANKFLEKWATNLKTKVIKESHGLVPVCYLAAPPSPTTICIEKEEAGEGVGMSGCETPNQIHKSWNQCTAAPG